Proteins from a genomic interval of Bremerella sp. JC817:
- a CDS encoding fatty acid desaturase, which produces MSIVTEKDDPSLLGESNIAKKRPTKSRKKDPNRPRQSKPYSQRFRHGNAWPTILWIGLIHLGALAAPFCFTWDGLIAAVFLYYLTGCVGVTLGLHRYLTHAGFKTYKPVRYALAFIGQLSGEGSALDWVATHRKHHAHSDQEDDPHSPEDGGWWAHIIWLAPHHTPAEKDELHMRWGPDLRKDRGMWFLHQTFILWHLVLGVALMGLGYYLGGWYTACSLVVWGMFLRLTVLLHVTWFVNSATHMWGYRNYETTDKSTNLWWVGLLAFGEGWHNNHHAYPRMAVHGHKWWEFDLTWNVLRVMRMFGLAWDIVDYKQKTKDGTVKV; this is translated from the coding sequence ATGTCGATCGTAACTGAAAAAGACGACCCATCGCTCTTGGGCGAAAGTAATATTGCAAAGAAGCGTCCGACGAAGTCGCGGAAGAAAGATCCGAACCGTCCACGCCAGTCGAAGCCCTACAGCCAGCGTTTCCGCCATGGCAACGCCTGGCCTACGATCTTGTGGATCGGCCTGATTCACTTGGGTGCCTTGGCAGCTCCGTTCTGCTTCACTTGGGATGGCTTGATCGCCGCTGTCTTCTTGTACTATTTGACCGGCTGCGTCGGCGTTACGCTCGGTTTGCACCGCTACCTGACCCACGCTGGTTTCAAGACTTACAAGCCAGTCCGTTACGCGTTGGCCTTCATCGGTCAGCTTTCGGGCGAAGGCTCGGCCTTGGACTGGGTCGCCACGCACCGTAAGCATCACGCCCACAGCGATCAAGAAGACGATCCTCACTCGCCAGAAGATGGCGGTTGGTGGGCTCACATCATCTGGCTGGCTCCTCACCACACCCCTGCAGAAAAAGACGAACTGCACATGCGCTGGGGACCTGATCTTCGCAAAGATCGCGGCATGTGGTTCCTGCATCAGACCTTTATCCTGTGGCACCTGGTGCTTGGCGTTGCCCTGATGGGTCTGGGCTATTACCTGGGTGGCTGGTACACCGCTTGTTCGCTGGTGGTTTGGGGTATGTTCCTTCGCTTGACCGTCCTGCTTCACGTGACCTGGTTCGTGAATTCGGCAACGCACATGTGGGGCTACCGCAACTACGAAACGACCGACAAGAGCACCAACCTGTGGTGGGTCGGCCTGTTGGCTTTCGGCGAAGGCTGGCACAACAACCATCACGCTTACCCACGCATGGCCGTCCATGGTCACAAGTGGTGGGAATTCGACCTGACCTGGAACGTGCTGCGAGTCATGCGGATGTTTGGCCTGGCCTGGGACATCGTCGACTACAAGCAGAAGACCAAAGATGGCACGGTGAAGGTTTAA
- a CDS encoding family 16 glycoside hydrolase, whose product MSLRIFLCFVSCMSLASIACGQEFKSGIEWPEPKVVTPGDKPTDPPADATILIGNDGMSAWVGGDKWKFEDGVATAAKGGIHTKEKFGDVQLHVEWAAPAEVKSSGQGRGNSGVFLMGKYEIQVLDSYNNETYFDGQAGAVYKQSPPMVNAMKKPGEWNTYDIIFNRPQRNEKGDVVVPATITVIHNGVVLHHAYPIRGSTNWHKPPAYDNHGDKESIALQFHGNPVKFRNMWVREFKQIQPTFVPEDTEMVRYRADWATETITAAPPEESVSEEAKPTEEMKPETKTEAKPEAKPEAKEEQKSEEKPAAKPEEKKEAAADAPKEEAKADQPK is encoded by the coding sequence ATGTCGTTGCGTATTTTTCTTTGCTTCGTTAGCTGCATGTCGCTGGCATCGATTGCCTGCGGTCAGGAATTCAAGAGCGGTATTGAGTGGCCTGAGCCTAAGGTCGTGACGCCTGGCGACAAGCCGACCGATCCACCGGCCGACGCGACGATTTTGATCGGTAACGATGGCATGTCGGCCTGGGTCGGCGGAGACAAATGGAAGTTTGAAGATGGTGTCGCAACCGCCGCCAAGGGTGGTATTCACACCAAGGAAAAGTTCGGTGATGTCCAACTGCACGTCGAATGGGCCGCTCCGGCAGAAGTGAAGAGCAGCGGTCAGGGACGCGGAAACAGTGGCGTCTTCTTGATGGGTAAGTACGAGATCCAGGTCCTCGATTCGTACAACAACGAAACCTACTTCGATGGCCAGGCCGGCGCCGTTTACAAGCAGTCGCCTCCGATGGTCAACGCCATGAAAAAGCCTGGCGAATGGAACACCTACGACATCATCTTCAATCGTCCGCAGCGGAACGAGAAGGGTGATGTCGTCGTTCCAGCCACCATCACCGTGATCCACAACGGTGTCGTACTGCATCACGCCTATCCGATCCGTGGCAGCACCAACTGGCACAAGCCACCGGCTTACGATAACCATGGCGACAAAGAGAGCATCGCCCTGCAATTCCACGGAAACCCCGTGAAATTCCGCAATATGTGGGTTCGCGAGTTCAAGCAAATCCAGCCAACCTTCGTGCCGGAAGATACCGAAATGGTTCGTTACCGTGCCGACTGGGCGACTGAAACCATCACGGCTGCTCCGCCAGAAGAAAGCGTTTCGGAAGAAGCGAAGCCGACCGAAGAGATGAAGCCGGAAACCAAGACCGAAGCAAAGCCTGAGGCCAAACCCGAAGCGAAGGAAGAGCAGAAGTCGGAAGAAAAGCCGGCCGCCAAGCCAGAAGAAAAGAAGGAAGCTGCCGCCGACGCTCCGAAAGAAGAAGCCAAGGCAGATCAACCTAAGTAA
- a CDS encoding phytanoyl-CoA dioxygenase family protein yields MARDWSELHELATDLFAWPTDATGWDQYRLTDQQIASYQQDGYLAGIPILNATQTETLRTELAEFFEPEHEGQNLWYEYHTNESTTPETVLFHALGAWRLRPAFHDVLWSPAFVMAASQLLEGPVRFWHDQLFCKPAHHGGVVAWHQDYSYWTRTKPVAHLTCWIGLDDATNDNGCVQYIPGSHRWNLLPITGLAGNMEAIREVLTDEQWEQFQHPVPAELKAGEATFHHPLTVHGSFENRIDRPRRATVINAIRDGVMSDKNEELLTGVPPIAAGEKMQGQFFPLLFDPAKIA; encoded by the coding sequence ATGGCCCGCGACTGGTCTGAACTGCACGAACTTGCCACCGATTTGTTTGCCTGGCCGACCGATGCTACTGGCTGGGATCAATACCGCCTGACCGATCAGCAAATTGCTTCGTACCAACAGGATGGTTACCTGGCCGGCATTCCGATTTTGAATGCCACGCAGACCGAAACACTGCGGACCGAACTAGCCGAGTTCTTCGAGCCCGAACATGAAGGCCAGAATCTGTGGTACGAGTATCACACCAACGAATCGACCACCCCGGAAACGGTTCTGTTTCATGCGCTGGGCGCGTGGCGGTTGCGTCCGGCATTTCACGATGTGTTGTGGTCGCCGGCGTTTGTGATGGCGGCCAGCCAGTTGCTGGAAGGCCCGGTCCGTTTCTGGCACGACCAGTTATTCTGCAAGCCGGCCCACCATGGTGGCGTGGTCGCCTGGCATCAAGATTACAGCTATTGGACGCGAACGAAGCCGGTCGCTCACCTCACCTGCTGGATTGGCTTGGACGATGCGACCAACGACAACGGCTGCGTGCAGTATATTCCCGGCAGCCATCGCTGGAATTTGCTGCCGATCACTGGGCTGGCCGGCAACATGGAAGCAATCCGCGAAGTGCTGACTGACGAGCAGTGGGAACAGTTCCAGCATCCGGTGCCTGCTGAACTGAAAGCGGGCGAAGCGACGTTCCACCATCCGCTGACCGTGCATGGTTCATTTGAAAATCGAATCGATCGACCACGCCGGGCAACGGTGATCAACGCCATCCGCGATGGTGTGATGAGCGATAAGAACGAAGAACTGTTGACCGGAGTTCCGCCGATCGCTGCCGGAGAGAAGATGCAGGGACAGTTCTTTCCGCTGCTGTTCGATCCGGCGAAAATCGCCTAA
- a CDS encoding DUF3500 domain-containing protein: MRKSLLAVCSLMLALVTVTSAYTYFRLASSGEKMTASAGALVESLDAEQRKTMLYPYEAEQRLGWHFIPKDERKGLQMKFMTSQQREMTHALLKSALSQVGYDKTTGIISLEALLKHVQKSGPIRDTERYYVTIFGEPKEGSRWGLSFEGHHLSLNFVVEGDQVVSSTPQFFATNPAVVKQSVLDGYPKGMAVLRDEEALGFELANSLSAEQKEVAVIADKCPSEIRNAGEPHPPLTAPEGIAYGKLTADQQATLKKLIDVYVSAMPADVAAKRYADLEAAGWNNIHFAWAGGYKDGIPHYYRVQGKTFLIEFVNAQPDVSGNPANHIHCVWRDMRGDFALEAK; encoded by the coding sequence GTGCGAAAAAGTCTGCTTGCTGTCTGTTCGCTAATGCTTGCCCTGGTAACGGTTACCTCGGCTTACACCTATTTTCGTCTGGCCAGCTCCGGCGAAAAGATGACCGCGTCGGCCGGTGCCCTGGTCGAATCTCTCGATGCCGAGCAGCGCAAGACGATGCTCTATCCTTACGAAGCCGAGCAGCGTCTGGGGTGGCACTTCATCCCCAAAGATGAACGCAAAGGCCTGCAGATGAAGTTCATGACTTCGCAGCAGCGCGAAATGACGCATGCATTGTTGAAGTCGGCCTTGAGCCAGGTTGGTTACGACAAGACGACCGGAATCATCTCGCTGGAAGCCTTGCTGAAGCATGTGCAGAAGTCGGGACCGATCCGCGACACCGAACGTTACTACGTCACCATCTTTGGCGAACCCAAAGAAGGGAGCCGTTGGGGCTTGAGCTTTGAAGGACATCACCTTTCGCTGAACTTCGTCGTCGAAGGAGACCAGGTCGTTTCATCGACACCGCAGTTCTTCGCCACCAACCCAGCCGTCGTCAAGCAAAGCGTGCTGGATGGTTACCCAAAGGGCATGGCCGTTCTGCGTGACGAAGAAGCTCTCGGTTTCGAGCTGGCCAACTCGCTTTCCGCGGAACAAAAAGAAGTCGCCGTGATCGCCGACAAGTGCCCTTCCGAAATTCGTAACGCCGGCGAACCTCATCCTCCGCTGACCGCTCCGGAAGGAATCGCCTATGGCAAGTTGACCGCCGATCAGCAAGCGACGCTGAAGAAGCTGATCGATGTCTATGTTTCGGCGATGCCAGCCGACGTGGCAGCTAAGCGTTACGCCGATCTGGAAGCGGCCGGTTGGAACAACATTCACTTCGCCTGGGCTGGCGGTTACAAGGATGGGATTCCCCATTACTATCGCGTTCAGGGAAAAACGTTTTTAATTGAGTTCGTCAACGCACAACCAGATGTCTCTGGCAATCCGGCGAACCATATCCACTGCGTGTGGCGTGACATGCGAGGCGACTTCGCTTTGGAAGCGAAGTAA
- a CDS encoding HAMP domain-containing sensor histidine kinase, whose protein sequence is MSIRRRLGLPITLAVIMIVLLIALIIGWVMINVWGATENEQAAPLYWTFLPIGATFLAVILAGVIFYMVLSIKAINLSQRQANFIDSVTHELKSPIASLKLYLQTLNRRSIPPEKVGSFYETMLEDVERLDHLINHLLEAGRLDRSHEDAEEGDVRLDKVLAGCAQSVALLYRLPPDTIKLKTVPCSIRGLHGDIEIIFRNLIDNAVKYSGKDPEVRVQLRVKYNDEAVIEVADNGPGIPFSQRRKIFGRFVRLGLELQREKPGTGLGLYIVRTLVKRMRGDVRVKDPPKGSGTVFVVTLPGAKTVGDPALAEPVSA, encoded by the coding sequence ATGTCTATCCGTCGCCGCCTTGGTTTACCGATCACGCTTGCCGTGATCATGATTGTCCTGCTGATTGCTTTGATCATTGGCTGGGTGATGATCAATGTTTGGGGGGCGACGGAAAACGAGCAGGCCGCGCCCCTCTATTGGACGTTTCTGCCTATCGGGGCGACGTTTCTGGCGGTGATTCTGGCCGGCGTGATCTTTTACATGGTGCTGTCGATTAAGGCGATCAACCTCAGCCAGCGGCAAGCCAACTTTATCGATAGCGTGACGCACGAACTGAAAAGTCCGATCGCGTCGCTGAAGCTGTACCTGCAAACGCTCAATCGCCGGAGCATCCCGCCGGAAAAGGTGGGCTCGTTCTACGAAACGATGCTCGAAGATGTCGAGCGGCTCGATCATTTGATCAACCATCTGTTGGAAGCTGGTCGGCTCGATCGCAGCCACGAGGATGCCGAGGAAGGTGACGTTCGGCTCGACAAAGTGCTGGCAGGCTGTGCCCAGTCGGTCGCCCTGCTCTATCGATTGCCTCCCGATACGATCAAGCTGAAAACGGTGCCGTGCAGCATTCGTGGCTTGCATGGCGATATCGAGATCATTTTTCGAAATTTGATCGACAACGCGGTAAAATACTCCGGTAAAGATCCCGAAGTACGAGTACAACTCCGGGTGAAATATAACGACGAGGCGGTCATCGAAGTTGCCGATAATGGACCAGGGATTCCGTTTTCGCAGCGGCGGAAGATCTTCGGACGCTTTGTGCGACTGGGGCTCGAACTGCAACGCGAGAAGCCGGGCACCGGCCTTGGACTGTATATCGTCCGAACGCTGGTGAAACGGATGCGAGGCGACGTTCGCGTGAAGGATCCACCCAAGGGAAGCGGTACGGTGTTCGTGGTTACCCTGCCAGGTGCCAAGACCGTGGGCGATCCGGCCCTGGCCGAGCCGGTTTCGGCCTAG
- a CDS encoding metallophosphoesterase, with protein sequence MSLPNSASAKLSRRSFVTGLSALPLLGAARYLNGAESATPLYLPEDPARGIREGWTVAVFPDTQNYAKYGKNQANFDRMCRWVAEHLDPWRIGLVMHEGDFVEQNNIAEGGGRGWGDQHSESQWESAKRALSQIEGKVPTIFTTGNHDFGIRNAETRDTQFNDYFPITSNKLTSDGQGGGILVEAGLNSFGKQSLENAAYEIKLPDGRQLLIISLEWGPRREAVTWAKSLAAREAYRNHTGVLLVHNFLTPDSIRDGQNGNRKRPGNPHTYPTGKQGNTHDGEDLWKGLVHDAPQFQLVLNGHEMGAHVGRRVDNNAAGMQVHQMLFNAQGLGGGSADKGNGGDGWLRLLTFEPDGVTLTVRTFSPLKLDAGLSPWWNDPKWCFQVPLLPV encoded by the coding sequence ATGTCGCTGCCCAATTCCGCTTCTGCCAAGCTCAGCCGTCGCTCGTTCGTGACGGGGCTTTCCGCCTTGCCGCTGCTAGGGGCTGCCCGCTATTTGAACGGAGCCGAGTCGGCCACACCGCTATACCTGCCGGAAGACCCTGCGCGAGGCATTCGCGAAGGGTGGACCGTCGCGGTGTTTCCCGACACGCAGAACTATGCAAAGTATGGCAAGAACCAGGCCAACTTCGATCGCATGTGCCGCTGGGTCGCCGAGCATCTCGATCCATGGCGAATCGGCCTGGTGATGCATGAAGGAGACTTCGTCGAGCAAAACAACATCGCCGAAGGGGGCGGGCGAGGTTGGGGCGATCAACATTCCGAGTCACAGTGGGAATCGGCCAAGCGTGCTCTTAGCCAGATCGAAGGCAAGGTGCCAACGATTTTCACGACCGGCAATCACGACTTCGGGATCCGCAACGCCGAGACCCGCGATACGCAGTTCAACGATTACTTTCCGATCACCAGCAACAAGCTCACCAGTGACGGCCAAGGGGGAGGCATTCTCGTCGAGGCCGGCCTGAACAGCTTTGGCAAACAGTCGCTCGAAAATGCGGCTTACGAAATCAAGCTGCCCGATGGTCGCCAATTGCTGATCATCTCGCTGGAGTGGGGACCTCGCCGCGAGGCAGTCACCTGGGCGAAATCGCTCGCGGCACGCGAAGCGTATCGAAACCATACCGGCGTGCTGCTGGTCCACAACTTTCTGACGCCTGACTCGATCCGCGACGGGCAAAATGGCAATCGTAAGCGTCCTGGCAACCCGCACACCTACCCGACCGGCAAGCAAGGGAATACGCACGACGGCGAAGATCTGTGGAAAGGTCTCGTCCACGACGCCCCACAGTTTCAACTCGTCTTGAATGGGCACGAGATGGGCGCGCATGTTGGTCGCCGTGTCGATAACAATGCCGCTGGCATGCAAGTACATCAGATGCTGTTTAACGCCCAGGGACTCGGCGGTGGCTCGGCAGATAAAGGAAACGGCGGCGATGGTTGGCTGCGACTGTTAACCTTCGAGCCTGACGGCGTCACGCTTACGGTGCGAACCTTTTCGCCACTGAAACTCGACGCTGGCCTCTCGCCTTGGTGGAACGATCCGAAGTGGTGTTTTCAGGTTCCGCTATTGCCAGTGTGA
- a CDS encoding TraR/DksA C4-type zinc finger protein, translating to MLKEISCPDCHWHRLVGTVEKLRLLHQQGMLRREENPDQSLIEELFERSGSKLVCGECGRTGLRIDLPRDEEEEWGDARVCEQCQRTIPAERLEIFPDTKICVACQQKDDDGEDDTMPDFCPRCGEIMISGTSRGGGVTRYRLRCPRCG from the coding sequence ATGCTGAAAGAAATAAGCTGTCCTGATTGTCATTGGCATCGATTGGTTGGAACTGTCGAAAAGCTGCGGCTGTTGCATCAGCAAGGGATGCTGCGTCGGGAAGAAAACCCAGACCAGTCCCTGATTGAAGAGCTGTTCGAACGCAGCGGCAGCAAGCTTGTGTGCGGCGAATGTGGTCGCACCGGACTGCGAATCGATCTCCCGCGCGACGAGGAAGAAGAATGGGGGGACGCCCGGGTCTGCGAGCAATGCCAACGCACGATTCCGGCGGAACGTCTCGAGATCTTTCCTGACACCAAGATCTGCGTGGCTTGCCAGCAGAAAGATGACGACGGCGAAGACGACACGATGCCTGATTTCTGCCCTCGCTGCGGAGAGATTATGATATCGGGAACTTCCCGCGGCGGTGGCGTGACACGCTATCGACTCCGTTGCCCCCGTTGCGGTTAG
- a CDS encoding CBS domain-containing protein, with amino-acid sequence MFVNQSFLSHGLDSLVTFNPISIHSDTQLGELLERLYCTGIHHWPVVNCHHQILGMVTDRDIIRFFKSHRLRNHANQGARDEYRFPVTDCMTTQVETIAADGDALEALERILSHHFHGLPVLNGDSLCGLVTTSDYIREFAYSSHPTRDATVGQVYDDSPTVVDSHMLITDLYEKLIRERLEYVLVTEGECALGVVTVRDVSFHLCRQLAHSAFDPNHEDTRRAVDMVKSTSCVRVSADLGHVATILMEQNIRATMVCPRGSEPAGVITEEQILGMLCQQERILNLAANSPGSVRSIL; translated from the coding sequence ATGTTTGTGAATCAATCGTTTCTTAGCCACGGACTCGACTCGCTGGTCACCTTCAACCCGATCAGCATCCATAGCGATACGCAGCTAGGCGAACTACTGGAACGGCTTTATTGCACCGGCATTCATCATTGGCCGGTGGTCAATTGCCATCATCAAATCCTGGGGATGGTGACCGACCGCGATATTATTCGCTTCTTCAAGTCGCACCGGCTAAGAAACCATGCAAACCAGGGGGCTCGCGACGAATATCGGTTTCCAGTCACCGACTGCATGACCACGCAGGTCGAAACGATCGCCGCAGATGGCGACGCCTTAGAAGCGCTCGAACGAATACTCTCACACCACTTTCATGGCTTGCCGGTGTTGAATGGGGATTCGCTTTGCGGACTGGTCACCACCAGCGACTACATCCGCGAATTCGCATACAGCTCGCATCCGACGCGTGATGCTACCGTCGGGCAGGTCTACGACGATTCGCCGACAGTCGTCGACAGTCACATGCTGATTACCGATCTCTATGAAAAGCTCATCCGCGAACGTCTGGAATACGTTCTGGTGACCGAAGGTGAATGTGCCCTGGGCGTGGTGACCGTGCGGGATGTCAGCTTCCATCTTTGCCGACAATTGGCCCACTCGGCCTTCGATCCGAACCATGAAGATACCCGGCGCGCCGTCGACATGGTGAAGTCGACGAGCTGCGTGCGCGTGAGTGCCGACCTGGGACATGTGGCGACGATTTTGATGGAACAGAATATCCGCGCGACGATGGTCTGCCCACGTGGTTCCGAACCAGCCGGCGTGATCACCGAAGAACAAATTCTGGGCATGCTATGCCAACAGGAACGGATCTTGAACCTGGCTGCCAATTCGCCAGGTTCGGTCCGATCAATTCTCTAG
- a CDS encoding response regulator transcription factor — translation MKSNADTHIVVVEDEEHLAVGIRFNLEAEGYKVSVAEDGRTALRIVEENPGKVDLVILDLMLPGMSGYAVCETLRSNGEDMPILILSARTLSEDRTRGFDVGADQYMMKPFDLDEFLSRVKNLLMLRRRRQPTQEKHEELIHQYSFANVEIDFDTFQAFVDSKPIRLTQLESKLLYHFVSNAGRIIPKQELLKEVWEMPGHVSTRAPDQFIGRLRKMFEKDKGKPKYFITIRDAGYQFLPNGVDNIQAESGEEEAST, via the coding sequence ATGAAATCGAATGCCGACACGCATATTGTCGTGGTCGAAGATGAAGAGCATTTGGCCGTTGGGATTCGCTTCAATCTGGAAGCGGAGGGCTACAAGGTTTCCGTAGCCGAAGATGGCCGCACGGCGCTGCGGATTGTGGAAGAGAATCCTGGCAAAGTCGACCTGGTGATTCTCGACCTGATGCTGCCAGGCATGAGCGGCTATGCCGTGTGTGAAACGCTACGCAGCAACGGCGAAGATATGCCGATCTTGATTCTGAGTGCCCGGACGCTGTCGGAAGATCGGACCCGCGGATTCGATGTCGGGGCGGATCAATACATGATGAAGCCGTTCGACCTGGACGAGTTCCTCAGCCGCGTGAAGAACCTTCTGATGCTGCGACGTCGTCGCCAGCCGACGCAAGAGAAGCATGAAGAGCTAATCCATCAGTACAGCTTTGCCAATGTCGAGATCGATTTCGATACCTTCCAGGCCTTCGTCGACTCGAAGCCGATTCGCCTGACGCAATTGGAATCGAAGCTGCTCTATCACTTCGTCAGCAATGCCGGCCGGATCATTCCTAAGCAAGAACTGCTGAAGGAAGTGTGGGAGATGCCGGGCCACGTGTCGACGCGTGCCCCGGACCAGTTCATCGGTCGCTTGCGCAAGATGTTCGAGAAGGACAAGGGGAAGCCGAAGTACTTCATCACGATCCGCGACGCCGGCTACCAGTTTCTGCCCAATGGCGTCGACAACATCCAGGCCGAAAGCGGCGAAGAAGAAGCTTCGACCTGA
- a CDS encoding neutral/alkaline non-lysosomal ceramidase N-terminal domain-containing protein: MNRISSLLICAALISNVCAFSQAEDVKSLQAGAATSNITPPLGEMIVGGWKPIPARHIHDELYARCLVLDDGKTRIAIVLCDNVGIPAEIFDEAKALIEEATGILASHQLLAATHTHSATTARGKSKLIRDQEYSSYQKFLVQRIADGVVRATNNLEPAEIGWGSVEEPTEVFNRRWYMKDAAHLTNPFGGIDQVRMNPPRGSAALDRPAGPVDPEVSFLSVRSVEGKPIALLANYSLHYVGGVRSGDVSADYFGYFAKFIAESLHAQDQSPAFVGMLSNGTSGDVNNIDFAAKNPPRYAPYEKMQEVARKVADKVAAAHETIAFHRQVPLDAQLTHLPLKARKPTPEMLKHFEQIKAKAEGDPAGHIREQIYAARIENIQKAPDEVSVPLQVLRIGDLGITAIPFETFTETGLEIKSRSPFGDAFTIELANGSFGYLPTPEQHRLGGYETWLGTNFVEENASRKIVDQLLKMSNALQK; the protein is encoded by the coding sequence ATGAATCGCATCTCTTCTCTTCTGATTTGTGCTGCGCTGATCAGCAACGTGTGCGCGTTTTCCCAGGCCGAAGATGTCAAATCGCTGCAAGCCGGCGCGGCGACCAGCAACATCACGCCTCCGCTGGGCGAAATGATTGTGGGAGGTTGGAAGCCGATTCCAGCGCGGCATATTCACGACGAACTTTACGCCCGCTGTTTGGTGCTGGACGACGGTAAGACACGCATCGCGATTGTACTTTGCGACAACGTGGGCATCCCGGCCGAGATTTTCGACGAGGCGAAAGCTCTGATCGAAGAAGCGACCGGTATCCTAGCCTCGCATCAGCTTCTGGCCGCCACGCATACCCATTCGGCGACCACGGCCCGTGGCAAGTCGAAACTGATTCGCGATCAAGAGTACAGCAGCTATCAAAAGTTCCTCGTGCAGCGTATCGCTGATGGGGTCGTCCGGGCGACGAATAATCTGGAGCCGGCCGAGATCGGTTGGGGAAGCGTCGAAGAGCCGACCGAGGTCTTCAACCGTCGCTGGTACATGAAGGATGCGGCTCATCTGACCAATCCTTTTGGTGGAATCGACCAAGTGCGAATGAACCCGCCACGCGGTAGTGCTGCCCTCGATCGGCCTGCGGGCCCGGTCGATCCAGAAGTCAGCTTCCTGTCGGTCCGTTCGGTGGAAGGCAAGCCGATCGCGCTGCTGGCGAACTATTCGCTGCATTACGTCGGAGGCGTTCGCAGTGGAGACGTTTCGGCCGACTACTTCGGCTACTTCGCGAAGTTCATTGCAGAGAGTTTGCACGCCCAGGATCAGTCGCCTGCGTTCGTCGGAATGCTTTCCAATGGCACCAGCGGCGATGTGAACAACATCGATTTCGCGGCCAAGAATCCGCCGCGATATGCTCCATACGAAAAGATGCAGGAAGTCGCGCGGAAAGTTGCCGACAAGGTCGCAGCGGCTCACGAAACGATTGCGTTCCACCGGCAAGTTCCGCTCGATGCGCAACTGACGCACTTGCCGCTAAAGGCTCGCAAGCCGACGCCAGAGATGCTGAAGCATTTCGAGCAGATCAAAGCGAAGGCCGAAGGAGACCCGGCCGGGCACATTCGCGAGCAGATTTATGCTGCCCGGATCGAGAACATTCAGAAGGCCCCTGACGAGGTCTCGGTGCCGCTCCAGGTTTTGCGGATTGGTGACTTGGGAATCACGGCGATTCCTTTCGAGACGTTCACCGAGACTGGGCTGGAAATCAAAAGCCGGTCCCCCTTCGGCGATGCGTTCACGATCGAACTGGCCAATGGGTCATTTGGTTACCTCCCAACGCCGGAACAGCACCGCTTGGGAGGGTACGAAACCTGGTTGGGAACGAACTTCGTCGAAGAAAACGCAAGCCGCAAGATTGTCGATCAGTTACTGAAGATGTCTAATGCGTTGCAGAAGTAG
- a CDS encoding alpha/beta hydrolase, giving the protein MLKHLSLGCLVLLLSSLTAFAADGKKGPLWPEGAPGAKGTAENDIPTLTAYLPASEINTGCAIVVCPGGGYGGLAIGHEGFEIAEFWNNLGVAAFILEYRHAGRGYQHPAPLQDAQRAIRTVRARWEEYGIDPNRVGIMGFSAGGHLASSAGTHFDAGKPDAADPVERVSCRPDFLILCYPVIAFNQPFTHRGSQKNLLGADADEELTKSMSSELQVTSETPPTFLFHTTEDTGVPPQNSIVFYLALVKHKVPAELHVFEKGRHGIGLGKAVAGTSAWPELAHNWLKVRGLLSDKK; this is encoded by the coding sequence ATGCTGAAACACCTGTCGCTGGGCTGCCTGGTCCTGCTGCTTTCTTCGCTGACTGCCTTTGCCGCCGACGGCAAGAAGGGTCCTCTGTGGCCGGAAGGTGCCCCAGGCGCCAAAGGTACCGCCGAGAACGACATCCCCACGCTGACGGCTTACCTGCCTGCTTCCGAAATCAACACTGGCTGCGCGATCGTTGTCTGCCCAGGGGGTGGCTACGGCGGCCTGGCGATCGGTCACGAAGGTTTCGAGATCGCTGAATTCTGGAACAATCTTGGCGTCGCCGCCTTCATCCTGGAATATCGTCACGCAGGACGTGGCTATCAGCATCCTGCTCCGCTGCAAGATGCACAGCGTGCCATCCGCACCGTCCGGGCACGTTGGGAAGAATATGGTATCGACCCGAACCGCGTCGGCATCATGGGCTTCTCGGCAGGTGGTCACCTCGCGTCATCGGCTGGTACCCACTTCGACGCCGGCAAGCCAGACGCTGCCGATCCTGTCGAACGCGTGAGCTGCCGACCTGACTTCCTGATCTTGTGCTACCCGGTGATCGCTTTCAACCAGCCATTCACCCATCGTGGTTCGCAGAAGAATCTGCTGGGCGCCGATGCCGACGAAGAGCTGACCAAGTCGATGTCGAGCGAACTTCAGGTCACTTCGGAAACCCCACCGACCTTCCTCTTCCACACCACCGAAGACACCGGCGTGCCACCACAAAACAGCATTGTGTTTTACCTGGCCTTGGTGAAGCACAAGGTGCCCGCGGAACTGCATGTGTTTGAAAAGGGCCGTCACGGCATCGGCCTGGGCAAGGCGGTCGCCGGTACGTCGGCCTGGCCTGAACTGGCCCACAACTGGCTGAAAGTTCGCGGCCTGCTTTCCGACAAGAAGTAA